The Natranaerobius trueperi genome segment AAATGAAAGTCAAAGTAACAATTTTATTTTCTACACTGTTTTTATTTCTCATGACAAACTTAACTATAGCTGCTCCCCCTGGTTTTTTTGGTGGAGTAAATGATGATTATGAACATGAAGAAGTTGTATTTATTTCAGGTGAGCCGATCACTTTTAGAGGTACAATTACAGTAGATGAAAGAGAAAGACGTGGAGATCTGACTGTAAGATATAACTTTGATCTAGAACCAAAAAATGGAGACATAGATGGTAGCATTAGAAGGCGTATGTCTTTTGAAATAGAAGAAGAAAAAAGAGAAAATAGAAGTCAAACCATTACTAATACAGAACTAGATAGTTTTAATGAACGAATTCAAATAGAAGATGATAATTATACATTAGAGGATTATCAATTATCAAAATCTGTTATAACAGATAATAGTCCTGCTTCTGACTTTTATTCAGGTAATTTCACTGGTCGTAAATACTATGATGTAAATAACGGTGATGGTAGAGTTGTAATAGATATGAGTGGTGGAACTGTTGGCTATGAAAACTTTTGGGGAACAACAGAAACTATGGTAATTGATCATGATATTGAATCAGAGATAGACCGTGAAACAGGAGATGGAAGTGAGCGAGTGACTTGGGATGGGACTGTAAGGACTAATGTATCTGATAGTGCTACAAGTCTTTTAGAATATGATGAAAAAGAACCAAGCTACTCCACCTATAGAGGTGGGTATATGAAAGTAACTGAACAAGAAATGGTATCACAGTATTCTTTTAATTTACCTAAATTTAAAGAATCAGAAGATCATGGAGGGTTAGAGGTTGTAAATGGAACTAATAATGGCACTAAACAATTAATTAAAGATAGAAACCCACAAGTTAATGGCCTAATAGTTCCTAAGTTTAGAGACATTGGAGGACACTGGGCAGAAGAAGACATAAAAAAACTATATTCTTTAGATGTGTTC includes the following:
- a CDS encoding S-layer homology domain-containing protein; this encodes MKVKVTILFSTLFLFLMTNLTIAAPPGFFGGVNDDYEHEEVVFISGEPITFRGTITVDERERRGDLTVRYNFDLEPKNGDIDGSIRRRMSFEIEEEKRENRSQTITNTELDSFNERIQIEDDNYTLEDYQLSKSVITDNSPASDFYSGNFTGRKYYDVNNGDGRVVIDMSGGTVGYENFWGTTETMVIDHDIESEIDRETGDGSERVTWDGTVRTNVSDSATSLLEYDEKEPSYSTYRGGYMKVTEQEMVSQYSFNLPKFKESEDHGGLEVVNGTNNGTKQLIKDRNPQVNGLIVPKFRDIGGHWAEEDIKKLYSLDVFSNSNDFFTPNANMTRSKFLKGLMRASDIVPEEDEEDDNNNNFNVNNDLFGNNDEDENENEEQNDVPFVDVQSDDEIYPYVEKALSKEILKDSDLENDTFNAEDPITRAEAITYLIRSLDFEAKAPAPGFSLPFNDSHQIPDYAKDSIYVAADIGLVSVDDNVRPNEELTRAEASVLLVRFLEFLEKDLQRDYREEIVLFY